A section of the Thauera chlorobenzoica genome encodes:
- the tnpB gene encoding IS66 family insertion sequence element accessory protein TnpB (TnpB, as the term is used for proteins encoded by IS66 family insertion elements, is considered an accessory protein, since TnpC, encoded by a neighboring gene, is a DDE family transposase.), giving the protein MFFPEGAVRVHVYGRPVDMRKSFDGLYALTRHALGCDPLSGELFVFINRRGTQMKVLYWDRSGFCVWAKRLEQGRFVSDWSRVLTRQMDWTGLKLLLEGIEPARFKRRFKLPEVAAKPA; this is encoded by the coding sequence ATGTTCTTCCCCGAAGGGGCGGTGCGGGTGCATGTCTATGGCCGCCCGGTTGACATGCGCAAGTCCTTCGATGGGCTGTACGCGCTCACCCGCCACGCACTTGGGTGCGATCCGCTGTCGGGCGAGCTGTTCGTGTTCATCAACCGGCGCGGCACGCAGATGAAGGTGCTGTACTGGGATCGCAGCGGCTTTTGCGTGTGGGCCAAGCGCCTCGAGCAGGGACGGTTCGTGTCCGACTGGTCGCGGGTGCTCACTCGCCAGATGGACTGGACCGGGCTGAAGCTGTTGCTCGAAGGCATCGAGCCGGCGCGCTTCAAGCGCCGTTTCAAGCTCCCGGAAGTGGCCGCCAAGCCCGCATGA
- a CDS encoding helix-turn-helix domain-containing protein, producing MRPAESKALQRQRIMTAMACEGPIATSEARERLGIMHPAGRVAELRRMGYAIKTVWRYVADAEGVLHRQGVYALEGAHHEN from the coding sequence ATGAGGCCCGCCGAATCGAAGGCGTTGCAGCGTCAACGCATCATGACCGCCATGGCCTGCGAAGGACCGATCGCCACTTCGGAGGCGCGCGAGCGCCTTGGAATCATGCACCCCGCCGGCCGCGTGGCCGAACTTCGACGCATGGGCTACGCCATCAAAACGGTCTGGCGCTACGTCGCTGACGCCGAAGGCGTGCTTCACCGGCAAGGTGTGTATGCGTTGGAAGGTGCCCATCATGAGAATTGA
- the tnpA gene encoding IS66 family insertion sequence element accessory protein TnpA, with amino-acid sequence MASTVRSKWRRRGHEEWRAVFDRFAASGLSIRQFCDSEGLSKSSFERWRGLLAGEASSVADRGDACARAGFVDAGLVDVGGGAGRLELKLDLGGGVVLHLVRG; translated from the coding sequence ATGGCATCGACGGTGAGGAGCAAATGGCGGCGACGCGGCCACGAGGAATGGCGGGCGGTGTTCGATCGCTTTGCGGCAAGCGGTCTGAGCATCCGGCAGTTCTGCGACAGCGAGGGCTTGAGCAAGTCGAGTTTCGAGCGCTGGCGCGGCCTGCTGGCCGGTGAGGCGTCGAGCGTCGCCGATCGCGGCGATGCGTGCGCTCGTGCGGGCTTTGTCGATGCGGGCCTGGTCGACGTTGGCGGCGGTGCAGGCCGGCTCGAGCTCAAGCTCGATCTGGGTGGCGGTGTCGTGCTGCATCTGGTGCGCGGCTGA
- the tnpC gene encoding IS66 family transposase, translating to MTTPVSLTVPTPAEAARWAPEQIVALAQANAAAARQLDALQLEFQAMKHQIEWFRRQLFGAKSEKRIVDASPHQMNLGELPVPESSPPPPAKDIAAHTRRARTTDYAAGDASALFFDEARVPVETIAVANPEIDGLTADQFEVIGEKVSHRLAQRPGSYVILKYVRPVIKRLDTQAISCPAAPEGVIRGSRADVSFVAGLITDKFCYHQPLYRQHQRLGDNGIKVSRPWLTQLTHGALSLLEPIFTAQLDSIRASRIKAMDETPIKAGRAGPGKMKGGYFWPVYGERDEICFAYHEGRSGKHIAQTLGTDPPPEGAVLLTDGYAAYERYAEKCGLTHAQCWAHSRRKFFDAQALEPERAGQALEMIGKLYAVEKHIREARLVGEARRAHRLAQAKPVLQQFFAWVDAQFESQGLLPSSPLTTAMAYVRERRAALEVYLSDPEVPIDTNHLERALRVVPMGRRNWLFCWTEVGAKYVGIAQSLIATCRLHDIDPYTYLVDVLQRIGQHPAANVAQLTPRLWKQHFAANPLRSDLFEISK from the coding sequence ATGACGACGCCCGTTTCGCTGACCGTTCCGACGCCCGCCGAGGCCGCCCGCTGGGCGCCCGAGCAAATCGTCGCACTGGCCCAGGCGAACGCGGCCGCCGCCCGCCAACTCGATGCCCTGCAGCTCGAGTTCCAGGCGATGAAGCATCAGATCGAGTGGTTCCGGCGCCAGCTCTTCGGGGCGAAGAGCGAGAAGCGCATCGTCGATGCGAGCCCGCATCAGATGAACCTGGGCGAGTTGCCGGTGCCCGAATCCTCGCCGCCGCCCCCTGCCAAGGACATCGCCGCCCACACCCGCCGGGCCCGCACCACCGATTACGCGGCGGGCGACGCATCGGCGCTGTTCTTCGACGAAGCCCGCGTGCCGGTCGAGACCATCGCCGTGGCGAACCCGGAAATCGACGGGCTCACCGCCGACCAGTTCGAGGTGATCGGCGAGAAGGTCAGTCACCGCCTGGCACAGCGCCCGGGCAGCTACGTGATCCTCAAGTATGTGCGTCCGGTGATCAAGCGCCTCGACACCCAGGCGATTTCCTGCCCGGCGGCACCCGAGGGGGTGATTCGCGGCAGCCGCGCCGATGTGAGCTTCGTCGCCGGGCTCATCACCGACAAGTTCTGCTACCACCAGCCGCTGTACCGCCAGCACCAGCGGCTCGGGGACAACGGCATCAAGGTTTCGCGCCCGTGGCTCACGCAGCTCACTCACGGGGCGCTGTCGCTGCTCGAACCCATCTTTACGGCCCAACTCGACTCGATCCGCGCGAGCCGCATCAAGGCGATGGACGAGACCCCGATCAAGGCCGGCCGGGCCGGCCCGGGCAAGATGAAGGGCGGCTACTTCTGGCCGGTCTATGGCGAGCGTGACGAAATCTGCTTCGCCTATCACGAGGGGCGCAGTGGCAAGCACATTGCGCAGACCCTGGGCACCGACCCGCCGCCCGAGGGGGCGGTGCTGCTTACCGATGGCTATGCGGCCTACGAACGCTACGCGGAAAAATGCGGGCTCACGCACGCGCAATGCTGGGCGCACTCGAGGAGGAAGTTCTTCGATGCGCAGGCGCTCGAGCCCGAGCGTGCGGGCCAGGCGCTGGAGATGATCGGAAAACTGTACGCGGTGGAGAAGCACATCCGCGAGGCCAGGCTCGTCGGTGAGGCACGCCGCGCGCATCGGCTCGCGCAGGCCAAGCCCGTGCTCCAGCAGTTCTTCGCCTGGGTCGACGCCCAGTTCGAATCCCAGGGCCTGTTGCCCAGCTCACCGCTCACCACCGCCATGGCGTACGTGCGCGAGCGCCGGGCCGCCCTCGAGGTGTACCTCTCCGATCCCGAGGTGCCGATCGACACCAACCATCTGGAGCGGGCGCTACGCGTGGTGCCGATGGGCCGTCGCAACTGGCTCTTCTGCTGGACCGAGGTCGGGGCAAAGTACGTGGGCATCGCGCAGAGTCTGATCGCCACCTGCCGCCTGCACGACATCGACCCCTATACGTACCTGGTCGATGTGCTCCAGCGCATCGGCCAGCATCCGGCCGCCAACGTGGCGCAGCTCACCCCAAGGCTGTGGAAGCAACACTTCGCGGCCAATCCGCTGCGATCCGATCTCTTCGAAATCTCGAAGTAG